AGAAAACCAGCGTAATGCTGGTTTTTTGCTATTTGAGCATAGCTATCCTGATGAACAATGAGTGATATTCATCTCAGGCTTATTCCCTCGTTTTTATTTTCGGATCGAATTTCAACCAGGCTATACCGTTGTCTGAAACATAGTGAGAGACAATGATGGCGTTACGCATTGCTGTCAGTGGGTCTATTGTTTTGGTCTGATGTTTGTCTGTTCAACCGTATTGACAGCGCGGTTGGCTGGTTTTCTGATATGGATGGAAAAGCTTAAACAATCTGAACGGGAACGTGCAGAAGTTTAACGGTTAGTTGATCAGCTCAACGTTCAGTGTTCTGGAGTCTGCTCGTCCTCGATCGTCGATAGCGCGTATGCGATAGTGCCCACTGGTCGCTGGTCGCCACTCAATGGTGCGTTTATTGGCGGTATTCCCCAAGTAGATATCATCAACAAACCAGTAAACAACTTTGGTATCGGCATCGGTAATAGCGCTAAAAACGATAGGATCGTTACGTTGCTTAACATTTCGCAGCGTGTAGGTGGTGTTCCGTAATGGAGAAGTAATGCGTGGCGCTTGCCCGGTGGTAACGGTTCCTCCTATTTTACAATGGGCGGAAGAGGGAGGAGTACGTTTGGGCAAGCCTGCCAGCGCAAATACGTTGGCTAAATCAGAAGGCCAAAATTCAAAAATTTCGGTGGTGACATCCTCATCCCGATAAGGCGGGCAGGCAACTTGACCGGTGGCTTTATCAATAACGACAGGTCGATAAACCGAATCCACTTTAATGGGCGACTTACCGGGGATAAACCAAGTTTTTCCTTTGCGCTGGCACCAAGACGTGGGTAAATCACCGCTGGCTAAACAAATTTCCACCTGTTTGATATTCGGTGGTAATCCTCGGTTGGGTTCTTTTAGCATCGGATAGTCAGCCCGTATGCTATCGATAATATTAAAAAACAGCGGTGCTGCTGCATCTGCCCCGATAAAAGCATTATTGCCTTTACCATCAAAATTACCCTGCCAGACAATCAAAACATAGGGACCGAAAATCCCGGCGCTCCATGCATCACGAAACCCCCATGAGGTACCGGTCTTCCAGTAAATCGGCAGCGAGGTAGGCTGTTGGGCCAGCGTATCACCCGGCCTGCGGTGTTGGCTCAGCATATCCAGCGTGATAAAACTGGCCTCATTACTTATCAGACGCACTGATGAAGCGATGGGGGCGGATTGTTCCAGACGCAAAGGCTTTAGCTCACCGCGATTTGCCAGCATGGAATACAATCTGGCCAGTTCCTGCGGGGTAATTTCGCCACCACCGAGAATCAAAGATAAGCCATAGTGTTTTTCACTGGCTAGATTCGACACACCAGCCAACTGTAGAAATTGGTAGAGGTTAGGCTGTTTCAGGCGTGAAGAGATATAAACGGCGGGTATATTGCGGCTGTAGTTTAGTGCATCCGTGGCTGAAATCGGTCCAAGAAAGCGGCGATCGAAATTTTCCGGTGTATAAGCGCCAAAAGATGAGGGTACATCTTTCAGTATGGTCATCGGCTGGAGAATGCCTTGTTCCAGACCGAGGGCATAAATAAACGGTTTGAGCGTTGAGCCGGGGGAGCGTTTGGCGCTGGTTCCATTGACCTGCCCCTGAATTTTTCGGTTGTGGTAATCAGCTGATCCAACCATGGCTCTGATCCCCATATCCCGCGTATCAACCAGCAGAACGGCGCTATTGTGTATCCCTTTACTCTGATTGCGCTCAATAAAGGCGTTAACCTGCTTTTCTACCAGCAGCTGTAAATTGCTGTCCAGTGTGGTAATAATCCTTTGATCGACCATTGCCCGATATTGTTTATCCTGCTGTATTTGCTCGACAAAATGAGGTGCGATAAAGGGCAGTTTTTCTGGTTGGCGCAAAGATAGAGGCAACAGAAACAGGGCTGACATCGTGTTATCTGGATGATGCTCTAATTGCCAACGCTGATAAAGCTGGTTACGTGCTTTGGTTAATGCCTCGCCAACAATGCCAGTGTTGATATTAATACGATAACTGGGAGACTGGGGTAACACGGCAAGGGTCAGCGCTTCTGGTAGCGTCAGGTTATTTGGTTGTTTATCAAAGTAGATAAGGCTTGCAGCACCGATGCTCTCAATATTGCGGCCATAGGGAGCGTAGTTCAGATAGGCTTCCAGAATATCGCGTTTTGAATAGCTGAGTTCTAACTGAATGGCACGCACAATCTGCACCAGCTTACCCTGTGGGGTTTTCGTGTTGAGCTGCCAGTGCATGCGGGCCAACTGCATGGTTAGCGTAGAGCCACCCTGCTGCCGTCCTCCGCTGATATAGCTGATCCAAAAACCACGGATCAGACTGTAAGGGTTAAACCCCGGATGGTAATTAAACCAGCGGTCTTCATGAAGTTGAATGCCTTCAACCACCAACGGTGAAATATCTTCCAGCTTAGTCCACAGGCGATAGCGGTCATCATTAGCCAAAGAAAAACGCAGTAGCGTCCCCTGACGGTCGTAATAGGCGGTAGAAAGCGGTAAGCCTTGGGAAAGGGGGGGATGAGGCCAAAGGCGAAAACCGATACAAAACAGCGCCAACAGAAACACGCCCATCAGAAGGTTTTGCAGGTGGCGCTTAAGGGTAGCCGGTTGTAGTTGCCTGCGTATGGCATCGACTACTCGGCTACCCATTGTGCTGCATAAGCGGCTCACGGTCAGCGTTTAATCCTCTTAGCGTGAGGGCTGACTGGCGGCATTTTTTGCAACCGGCGGGATAACGGTCAGCGTAGTGCCACCAGAGGAAAGCGCCTGAATTTCACGGTCATACATGGCTTCACCATAAGCCGGTGGCACAGTAAAGACACCGGTATTGGTTGGCTTAATCTGATAGATGAATTCCTGTACTTTATTGGTTGCACTACCGTAAATCAGCACGCGATCTTCACGAATATCACTGTATTCCGGCTGCCAACTGGAGCCGCTTACGCTGATTGGCGATAGCCATACATCAGCAGTACTTTCACCGTCTTCATTTTCTCTACTGTTTGAAGCCTGTGGCGTTTGTTGGACCACCTCAAACCCACCCGGTAGCAAGTCGACAATCGCCAGATTGTCCAGACCCTCTGCGGAGTTAGCCCGAATTTTCAGGTGAACATACAGATTCTGTCCTAGAGTGACTTGAGCGACCGGCTGGCCTTTCTCATCGGTATAATCGCGGGTGATTTCTAACCCACGAGAGATAGCCTCTTTTGGTGTCTGTAAGTCATAGCCTGATTGCGTGACCACGTACCAGGCCGGTGCTTTCGCCGGATTATTGAACAGAATCTCTTGTGTACCGTCAGCAAACTGGGCTTTAGTTATAAAGCCCATCAGGGTCGAGGTAACTTGTGGCAGAACGCCACTCTGACCGTTGTTGGTGCTGATAGTTAATCCACCTGCCGCATCGGTATTGGTTGCCACTAGGGCTGAGTATTGCTCCAACGCCAAAATGCTCATGGCTGAAGAGAGGGTGGTATAACGCTCCGCTTTGAGCATCAGTACCATATTCTCCAGCAGTTGTGGTGGAATCTGTGCCGCCTTTTCCGGGAAATGGCGGGTAATCAGATACAGACGGGTACTGTCTTGAACTAGCGGATCCAGATAGCTTTGTGTCCACCAAGCCTTATCATAGGCATTACTGAGTTGCTTCCAGGTTGGTTGTAGCAGCTCATCGGCCTGTTGGTCCATTTTCAACATCTTGTAAGCACTGGCCAGATACAACGCACTGAGATCCTGCTGCCAATGTTCCGGATAGTTAGCTTGTAGCTGTCCCTGAATAGCCGCTAATTCATTAGTGGTGATTTCGCCCTGTCTGGTGAGTAGGTAAGCGGAAAAAGCGCGTAAACGCAATTCACTAAGACTGTCGAAAGCGTCACTTGCTGCCAGAAAGCGCAGATAAACGTTAGCTGACTTCAGCAGATCTTCAGGAACCGGATAGCCAGCGGCTTCGGCTTCCAGCATGTACTGTACGGCATAAGGGGTAATAAATGCCTCTGGATTTGGCGTAGATCGCCATTCACCAATCGCTCCCCGCATGTTCTGCCGCGATAGCAGTACCGACATAGTTTGTTGAACTTGATTGCTAACTTCAGCCTGACTTAGTGTGCCTTTCATTTCCAGATGGTTATTCTGGAACAGCAGAGGAACGGCTCGGCTGATGATTTGCTCTGAGCAACTATTTGGATAATCGATCAGGTACTTCGTCAGACCGTTAGTCAGCACCAATGGTGAATGACTAACGCTGGCATCACGCTGGGCGAATGCCGGGAACATGTGACGAATATCCTTCACGCTCTGTTGTGAACCATCCATACGGCCCATCAAGGTTTGTGTGCGATATGGCATCGCCGGGCGCAGAGAGAGGCTAACCGTGCGTTGTGCTGACTTATCAGCATAAGCTGCCTTAAACACGACGGAGGCGTCACCGAGGTTATCTTGAGCACGCAGACGGAAGGTGACCAGACCTTCCTGCTTCTCTGCCAGCGTCAATACGCGTTCTGCATCACCCACAATTTGTAGTTGAGGCGGCGGCGTAATCGAAACTTTCACATCGGCTTTTGCACCATTGAGATCCGTCAGATTATTGGCTACGCCTAGGCTGACATCAAACTCATCGCCCGGTGAAACCATCGTTGGCAGATTTGGCGTTAGCACAAAGTCATCGCGAACGGTGGTGTAGCTCATGGCTCGTCCAATGCGTTCAGGGGTAACGGAAATAGCCATTACCCGAATCTTACCGTTGAAATAGTCTGGTACCTGATAGTTAAAGGTCGCCTCACCGTTGACATCAGTAACACCGGACCAATAGGCCACGGGCTTATCTCGCTTGCGTTTAAATGGATTAAGATGCAGGTCTAAACCCCCACCAGCGTCACCGCCCGGCGCCGAGGTCAGGGACATCATCTTGCTGAATTCCGGCAGGATCAGATCCAATATTTGGGCACTTTCAACGGTCAGAACGCGCTTACGGAAGAAATAATCCAGCGGATCTTTTAACTGATAGCGAGCAACTTGCAGAATACCCTCGTCAACGGCAAATACGGCAACGCGCTGTGGTGTATCCGTTGTGACTTTAATCCCCAGCGTTTCGCCTGGTTTAATCATATTTGGCGAGTCGATAGTTATTTTCGCCTGACGAGCCTGATGGCTGATTTTAAACGGCATGACGCTATAGCTGAGCGGACTCATAAAGATTTCGTCAGAGTTAATATCGCGAATAAACTGCACGTTAATGTAACCGTTACCTTCCATCTCTGCTGGCACGCGAATTTTCTGAATAGAGCTGGTGGTGGAAGCATGGAACCACTGCCAGCTATAGACTTTGTCGCGCTCAATGGTAATGATACCGCTACCGGTATAAGGCGCATTGATAGCAATTTCTATCTCTTCGCCCGGCAGGTATTCCTCTTTATTTAGCTTCATTTTCAGTTCAGCATCACGGTCAAGAGATCGAGAAATGTTGGCATTCCCCGCAACCGTATAATCAACCCGATTAAGCACTTTACCGCTGGCATCTTTAATCACTAATACAAAACTGCCCGGTTTACTGGTATCGAGCGTAAAGTCAGAACCTTGGGCCGCGATAGACATTGCCTGCTCTGAAATAGTCTCTTCTTTCAGCTTGGACTGATACTTGTACACACCGGAATCTTGTTTGGTGAGTACCGACAGATATTTTTGCTCAACCAGCGAAATCTTGACATCCGTTAGCGGAATAGAGGCCAACTGAGGATCAATCGCGATGATGTTCAGGTGGCGTACCGCATTGTGATGAATGTAGTCGAGATCGCCATCGGCTTTTACGCCCACCAGATAATCATAAGGTGAAACGATGACCCGAGCGGCGGCGCTGACGGAGCGACCGCTACCGGCTTCAAATGCTTCAGAAACTAGCTGTAACTGATAAGTTGCATCGGCATAGGAATTAATGCCTAACGGAATGTCTGCGTTACCCTCTTTGTCAGTGGTCTGTTCTTCCAGCTCGGTATCAAACCCTTCATCGCTGTGGCGATTCTCATAGAACATATAGTCCGGGAACTGATTAAAGCTCGGATAAATAGGGCGTAGCGTCAGTTTTGAGGTTACCCGGCGATCTTGAGCCGGGGTTCCAAACAGATTCTGTACGTTAATTGCCGCTTTTAGCTCTTGTGGCTTAACCCAGCCTTGGTGGCGGTCTGGCGTCAGTTTCAGCTCAACTTTCAGTTTGTCTGGCTCAAACTCTTTCACTTTAACCGTGGTGCTGCCTAACAGTTGGGAAGTGCTGTTATCTTTGCCAACCAGATACAGATAGATGCTCCAGTCACCGGTTGGTGAGTTTTCACTGGTGGTATAGCTGAGTTCGTTCAATCCGGCTTTATCCAGCGTCAGTGGAATAGTGCTCATCACGGTATCGCGTGGATCGCGAATTTCTGCCCGCAGAGGAATACCTTCTACCGAGGTTTTCCAGTCGACGGTGCGGGTAATCAAACCAATATTAAAGGTATCACCCGGACGATATACGCCACGGTCAGAGAACAGATAGCTGTTTAAAGTTCGTGGGTCGGTGGGGTTTTCTTCGCCATATATATCGAAGCGGGAGAAGTCCAGGACACGATCGTAATAAGCCGTCGTTGGTAGGAAGGAAACATCGCCTTCTTTTTCCACTAAGAACATGACCGGTGAACGCTCATTGACAAACTCTTCCAGTGACGGGAAGTGGGCATGCCCATCGTTACTGGTCGTCTGGCTCAGCAGAACGATACCATTTTTGCCTACTACCGAGACTGTAGCTCCGTTAACCGGGCTGCCGGAATAAATAGACTGAACGAATACATCGCGGGAACCGTCCAGCGATTTCTTGGTGATAATACCCAAGTCGGTAACCACGACAAAGCGCGAGTCCAGAGTGGTATCCGCTTCATGCTCTTCATCCAACGTCTCGGTAACCGCATCAGGATCGTTCCCGTCATATGCAGCATCCTCTTTTTTAGCCTTTTTCGCCGGGTCCCACTTTGTTAGGGTTAGCAGGAAAATACCCCGTTTGGCATTAGGATCATTGGACAGATAGCGGGAAAGGTCGATGCCCTGATAGTTAATTTCACCCGGCCGCTCGTTTTTCAACGCGGTTTGATAAGTAAAGTGTTCGGTAAAATATTCACTGTTTAAATAATGGAAATCTGTAGCGGTAAACTCGTGGTATTTCCATGAGACGATGTGCTGTAGCTGGCTGGGAATAACTCGTTTAATATCCAACTGTAGTCCAGGCATATTACGAGCGGCAACGGTGATGCGCTTTTCCCCGCGCATAGAAAGTAGCGAGCCTTTAGACATAAAACGTAAGGTTTTAGGGTAATCAGGTACGGTAATGACCCGATACTGTTTCTCTTTAAGCTTATAACCCCCGGTAGAGGTTATATTGTTTTCAACTTCTACCAATAACGAGCGATTAGCCGGTGCATCGAAAGTAAAATTGAATGCGGATTGGTTTTCCTGTTCGGCATCATTCATAGTGAGCGTCAAAGCGTTAGATTGCGCCATGACTTTTTCATCAATCGCCTCAAGGTTCCAGTCGTAAAAATCGGTTGGCGTCAGATTTTGATTATCATCTTGCGGGTTATGTTGTGGCAATAACCAAGCGGTTACTGCTTTTTTAAGCGCTTTATCGTTTACATTATCGTTAGTTTCAATAATCAGTGCCTTGGCGCTTTTACCGTTATCTGTATCGACTAAGACGGCATCTACGCCGGTCACTTGAAGGCTATACAGGCCGGGAACATTCACTAAATTACTTTGTGCTTGCTCGACCTGATTAGCGGTAACGGTAGATTTCACCCCTTTACCCACCAGCAATTTTACCTGACCGGCATTATCCGGCAGAGACAGCGACTCTGAGTGTACCCAGGCCTTCATTTTTTTATCGTCGTAAACCACTGAGTATTTCAACGGTTGGGAAGGTAACAGAGATAAAGAGAGCTGTTTTTCGAAGCTGACTACATCAACCGGAGCATTGAAACTCACGGCGAAGATAGCGCTTTTTTTCTGTGAGTCATGTGGATCGCGATAAAACTCAGCCTGACCGAGGCTGTAGTTAAAGGGTTCCGTAGTGAAATCGTAGCGGGTGTTATTCAGCTTAATTTGTGGAGCAACCAAGGTGTTGGCATCCAGTTTAATTTGATATTTCTGGCCCATTGGAAGGATTTTTCTGGTGGTAAAGGCCAGTGTTTTCTCGTCTTCCCATTTCCATTCACCCTCTATGGCTGGCGTTATGCTGATGCCCTGTGACAGGGGCTTGCCAACCAGCGTAATTGGGGCGGATGAGTGTGAAAAACGTAAAGTAACGCGCTGAGGCAAAGGGTTAGACGACGAATAGTTATAAGCGCTAGGGGGAAGAACGTGAATATCGGTTTGCTGGTAAACCATTGGTGCCGGTTCTATCGGCTTAGGGCGATTAAGATTCCAGTGATAGCCATAAATAGATGCACCTCCCACGGCGGCAAGCAGAACGATGGCCAAAGATATTCCTTTAGGATGGCGATTTACCCAGGCTTCCGCAGCTATAAATGTCTGAGCAACAAATTTAGACCAGCGTGGCAGTTGCCAGTGAAGATGCCCAATAACAGGGGATAGGATCTTACTGGCAAGGCGAAAGATAGCACTGATGATCCACCAAACGGCACGCAGAAGTGTGAAGGGAAGCCGTAATATAAACCGTAGCAAATCCATAGAGATAATCCTTTAAATATTGTGGGAGTGGCGTCTTTGAGTAAGGATCCATCCTGTTTATTAGTGATATGTTATCCCAGAATGGTCACACACAATAGTGGCTGAATGATATAAATATGAGGCACAGCAAGGGATCTATGGCGAATGGCTATGGCGGTATTGAGATATCAGGATGAAAAACAGACAGATAATTAACCCGCTTTTTTAGCGCTTTTATATTTTATTTAATTCAGTTAAATTGAGATTGAGTATATGCAGATAAATATATTTATTACGGCTGTTATAGCATTATGAAAAATACTTTATTTAGGGAAAATAGTGATGTTTCCTATGCCAGAAAGACCCGAAGAGACCATTGCTGAACTTATATCCTTAGTGCAAGGAATGGGAAAAAGAGAGCTTATTAAACCAGGGGCGATAATTCCCAGTGATGGGCCTTGTATTATTATTTCGTATGAGGGTGAGGTTGAATTAAGAAGAAAGTCTGATGAGCTGTTATTATTCTCAAGCGAAAATAATCAACTTATTGGTTTGCCAATGAATTATACCTATCAACAGTTTTGTTATTTGCGAGCTAACAGTATTTGCGATATTGAGCTTGTTGATCGTGACATATTTTTCCAACTGGTTGAAAAAAATCATCGTTGGCTGGATGTCCTCGAGGTATTGTCGTTTTACCACGCCGTTCTTTTGTGGCGTGATAGTTACGCCCATACCAAGAGCTCATATCTGATGGTTCGTCACTTATTGTTACAGATTAACTTACTGCCCGAAGAGAAGCGCCATAGTATTAATATTACGGAATTTATTCAAGAACGTACTAATTTGTCTCGCAGTTACATCATGAAGGTATTATCAGATTTAAAACTTGGTGGTTATATCACTTTGAAAAAAGGGCGATTAATTGAGTTAAATCATTTACCAGCCAAATATTAATTTTTTGTCTTGAGTGGGTGTCTTATATAAGGCGCTTACTTCTTGATTTTTATTTAAATATATATTCCCTCTTATTTATCAGCATATTCATTATTTATCGTCAGATGTTTATTCTTTGTATCTTACAAAGAAAGGTTATTCAATCTAATTATTAAATTATCGTTAATTTAAACGATCTCCTCATTAAGATGCATTGTTAAAATAATAATTCTATTAGACTGGAAGTGATTGATTCAGTGATATATTCCCGTTGATCGCTGGGATGATGGCGTTAATGTTGTTTTGCTCAATTATAGTCTGGCGGGGGCATCATATTATCAGCCCCGTGAGCAGAAGTTTGTCTGACTTTCCCTGCTCTGATGGCTTGGAGGTCTATGCAGTGATAGATACTTCCGGCGGTACATCCGTTGATGCACATGAATGTGCTATTGACCGTATGATTCAGGCTGGTGCCACTCCGGTGACTTAGTAGCAAGTTCTTCTGGAGTACCAACGTGATTGGGCTCGTAAAAAGACTTATGACGTTGTGATCAATTTGGGACGTAAATAGCTAATTGATAAACATTAAATAACTATTTAAACTGATAGTCTTAAAAGATTTTCTATAGATGTTGATCTTTTATTCTATGATGAATTTTATATAAAATATGAATTTATTTTCTTAATAAATTATTGAGGATGTATATATGGCTATAGCAAGGGATATTGAACTTACTGGTAATGCTGAAATTGATCAATTTTTTCATAAAGGAGGCACGAGATTGTTACCAGTTGAAGGAAATACATATTATTGGGGTTTTTCAAATTATGCAACTGGACCTAAAGATACTTTTGAGTCTGTAAATAATGAGTCAGCAAAAAATATGGTTCGCGGGGTACTAGAGCAATTTACTCATGTCGTTAATATAAGCTTCAAGGAGATTGATTATTCTGTAGGGAATGCCAGCAATATGGGAGGATTTAATGTTGTTTCAGGTAAAATAGATGGCGGTACTGGAGGTGCTTCAGCTCATGATAATGCTGCCAGTTTTTTTGTAAGAAACCTCAACGATTATTCAGATTCCGATTATCATAAAGGTAATAATATGACTGTAGCACATGAAGTGTTACACCTATTGGGTTTTGTGGATATTGGTTATAAACCTGGATATACAGAAGTAGACACTGTAATGTCATATAATAAAATGGTCAATGACGCTTATGGCGAAAAAGTCAGGATCTATGAGTATGATAAAAATGGACAACCTATAATTGTTGCAGGAAAAGTTATTTATGCCATAAATGAAACACTTGGTATTTATGATATACAGGCCTTGCAAAGTATATACGGAGCTAACCACAGTTATAATGCAGGGGATACTGTATACAAATATACCCCAGATACATTAAAAAGTTTTCAAACCATCTGGGATGGTGGTGGTATAGATACCATTGATGTCAGTGAGTTTGTATTAGGCGTAGAGCTCAATTTGAATGGCGGAACGCGAAGCAATCTGTTTACCAAAGACTTTTCCTTGTCGGGTACAGAATTTGATGGTACTCGTGCAATTGGTATTGCTTATGGGGCTAATATAGAAAATGCCTTTGGAGGTAAAGGCAATGACATCATCCATGGCAATGAACTGGATAACGTTATTAGTGGTAACGAAGGTAATGACACACTATATGGTGGTGCTGGTAATGATACGTTAAACGGCGGCGATGGTGATGATATTCTGTATGGCGATGAAGGCGATGACATTCTTTCTGGTGGCGCTGGTACCAATATTCTTTATGGTGGTACAGGTAATGACACTTTAATCTCCCATGGTAAAGATACGCTATACGGTGGCGAGGGTAATGACTGGTATCAGATATATAGTACTGAAAACGTCCGCATTGTTGAGAATAGGGATGGCGGAACTGACAGGGTCAGCATTTATACCAAGGATATTACTAACTATGTAGCGGCAGAAAATATTGAAGATATCAATCTTGCGACCAACCTTACTTATAATTCCAGTATTACCGGGAACGATCAGGACAACAAAATTTTGGGTAACAATGGCGACAATATCCTGATTGGTAAAAAAGGTAATGATGTACTGCAAGGGTATAAAGGCAGTGATACTTACATTTTTAGCAAAGGCGATGGGCAAGATGTTATTGCGGAATCATCAAATAATAAAGTACCAGTAACCGATAAAGATGTTTTATTGTTTACTGATATTTCATCCAGCCAATTATGGTTTACTAAAACCTCATACAAGGGTCTTGAATCATTAAAAATTAAGGTGTTGGGTACTACAGATGAAATCTCTGTTGATACTTGGTATAGCGATAACTCCAAATTGGAACAAATAAAAACCCAGGATGGGGTTGTGTTGTCGATAGCTCAGGTAGAGGCTCTGGTTGATATTATGGCTACGCAGAGCATGCCAAGCGGAAGTAGTACAGGTGTTATCAATAATTATCTGATCCAAACGGGTGCTAATAGTAATCAGGATAGCAGTACTATTTATGGTGATGCACAGAATAATGTAATCAATGGTGGCGCAGATAATGACACCATATATGGCGGAGCTGGAAATGATACGATTTCAGGTGGAGAAGGAACTAATATTCTTATTGGTGGTGCTGGTAATGATAAGTTGATCTCCCGTGGTAATGATACATTATATGGCGGAGATGGCAGTGATACTTATGAAATATGGGGTACTCAATTCCGTATTATTGAGCAACATAATAGCAATGATATCGACACAATGAATATTTATACGCAAAGTGTAACACACTTTACAGCGTCTAATAATATTGAGAATATCGCGTTACGTGCTACTGATATACATAATTCCAGCCTTACTGGTAACGATCTTGATAATTATGTTGGTGGTAATTTTGGTGATAACGTTCTGACTGGTGGCAAAGGAAATGATACATTAGTGGGATACAAGGGAAGCGACACCTATATATTTAATAAAGGAGATGGACAGGATAGTATCTGGGAATACAACAATAATAATGTTCCACTAACCGATAAAGATGTCTTAATTTTTACGGATATTTCAGCGGAGCAGTTGTGGTTTACTAAAGATGTCGTTTTTAACCGGGAATCTCTGTTGATCAAGGTTCTTGGTACCAACGATCAGATTTTAGTAAATAACTGGTATTCTGATAACGACAAACTGGAACAAATCAAAACCCAGGACGGCGTTACACTTTCCATCAATCAAGTTGAATCTTTAGCCGACATCATGTCCACCCAAACCATGCCAACAGGAAGTCATTCCACCATCATCGATGA
Above is a window of Limnobaculum parvum DNA encoding:
- a CDS encoding calcium-binding protein, which produces MAIARDIELTGNAEIDQFFHKGGTRLLPVEGNTYYWGFSNYATGPKDTFESVNNESAKNMVRGVLEQFTHVVNISFKEIDYSVGNASNMGGFNVVSGKIDGGTGGASAHDNAASFFVRNLNDYSDSDYHKGNNMTVAHEVLHLLGFVDIGYKPGYTEVDTVMSYNKMVNDAYGEKVRIYEYDKNGQPIIVAGKVIYAINETLGIYDIQALQSIYGANHSYNAGDTVYKYTPDTLKSFQTIWDGGGIDTIDVSEFVLGVELNLNGGTRSNLFTKDFSLSGTEFDGTRAIGIAYGANIENAFGGKGNDIIHGNELDNVISGNEGNDTLYGGAGNDTLNGGDGDDILYGDEGDDILSGGAGTNILYGGTGNDTLISHGKDTLYGGEGNDWYQIYSTENVRIVENRDGGTDRVSIYTKDITNYVAAENIEDINLATNLTYNSSITGNDQDNKILGNNGDNILIGKKGNDVLQGYKGSDTYIFSKGDGQDVIAESSNNKVPVTDKDVLLFTDISSSQLWFTKTSYKGLESLKIKVLGTTDEISVDTWYSDNSKLEQIKTQDGVVLSIAQVEALVDIMATQSMPSGSSTGVINNYLIQTGANSNQDSSTIYGDAQNNVINGGADNDTIYGGAGNDTISGGEGTNILIGGAGNDKLISRGNDTLYGGDGSDTYEIWGTQFRIIEQHNSNDIDTMNIYTQSVTHFTASNNIENIALRATDIHNSSLTGNDLDNYVGGNFGDNVLTGGKGNDTLVGYKGSDTYIFNKGDGQDSIWEYNNNNVPLTDKDVLIFTDISAEQLWFTKDVVFNRESLLIKVLGTNDQILVNNWYSDNDKLEQIKTQDGVTLSINQVESLADIMSTQTMPTGSHSTIIDDYLAQASIMAA